The genomic region CGCGCATTTTCGTGCTGCTGCGCACCGAGGAAGAGAAAAACAAATCACTGGGCAGCGGCATTGTTTTCAAAAAGCCGGCCATGGGCGACATGGGCGCCGCCACGCTGCCGGTGGGCCGCTATCATTACACGTACATGCAATATGAAATATTAATCCGCAATTATAATTATTAATAGTCAGTCAGGAGGTTCATTATGAAAACAACCAAAAACAAAGGCTCGGCGCTGCTGCTGGTGTTGATCGCCCTGCTCATCCTGTCGTTGATCGGGGTGTCGGCGCTGACCCAGAGCGGTTCGGAAATTAACACCGCGGGCAATTTTTACAAGGATAAAAGCGCTTTTTATGCCGGTGATAGCGGCATCCAGATCGGCATCAGACAGATACGTCTCAACTCCACCCATCCAGAGAACGTCATATTCGATGGGACAATCGACAAAAATTATTTTCGCACCGGCCTCATGTCCGACACTTTGCCGACGAAGAAAAATGTCAAAGCGTTCCAGGGTTTCATGCCGCCGCAGTCGGCGGGCCAGGCGGCCGGGATGGAAAGCGAGACGAACATGAAAAACGTGGCCTGGACGCTGGTCATCACCGCTGAGAGCAGCATCACTACAAAAAATCGCGTCCGCAAGCAGGTGGAGACCGTGGTGACCACCTTGGTGCCCAGAGATTATTAATAGGAGAGGGATAATGAAAAACAAAAAAAAATTAGTTTTATTTCTGGCCGCAAGCACGCTGATCGTCCTTGGCCTGCGGGCTTGGCAAGACGAATTGCTCTTCACCAAAATCGTCGGCGGCAAGGGCAAATCCAACGTGATCCTTGTTCAGGACCACACCGGATCCATGTGCTCAATTATTTACCATCCCGATTACAACCCCAAAATCTCATTAAGTACTTATTCAAATGTTGATCTCCCATATTCTACTACAAATTATGATGGTATCAGTCAAACCAGCTGGTACCTGCGCTGGTGTAAAACCATAACTATTGCTGACAGTGCCGGCAGGTTTGCGATACACGCCTG from Candidatus Aminicenantes bacterium harbors:
- a CDS encoding PilX N-terminal domain-containing pilus assembly protein — translated: MKTTKNKGSALLLVLIALLILSLIGVSALTQSGSEINTAGNFYKDKSAFYAGDSGIQIGIRQIRLNSTHPENVIFDGTIDKNYFRTGLMSDTLPTKKNVKAFQGFMPPQSAGQAAGMESETNMKNVAWTLVITAESSITTKNRVRKQVETVVTTLVPRDY